A single window of Nocardioides kongjuensis DNA harbors:
- a CDS encoding glycoside hydrolase family 3 protein encodes MSRPTGAGVERLALEVQLASFAGPVLTDEWAQLLEEGLGGICLFGSNLTGSLSDVADLVRAIRSCRPTALVATDEEGGDVTRLHTRSASPVPGAAVLGAVDSVALTRSVGLAVGAELASVGIDLDLGPVADVNSNPDNPVIGTRSFGADPELVARHVAAWVSGLQAAGVAACVKHFPGHGDTGQDSHLTLPVLGADASLVRGRELVPFAAAVRAGAASVMTSHILVPAVDPDLPATLSAPVLSLLRQELGYAGAIVSDALDMAGASASRGIPEAAVLALAAGCDLLCIGPDKPASLVREVQAAVVAAVGTGRLPLVRLAEAAGRAGRIGRGAGLPGMLPAPDALVTAARQACVVEGALPDLSGARVVSVETEANIAVGAGRWGLSPDEVVAAGASLPTGPVVVQVRDAHRRPEVSAALAAHPGPMVVVEWGWPGPRTGWEAAPHARICTRGNGQPSIAAVTSILREAGLHR; translated from the coding sequence ATGAGCCGTCCGACGGGTGCTGGTGTCGAGCGCCTCGCGCTCGAGGTGCAGCTGGCGTCCTTCGCCGGCCCGGTGCTCACCGACGAGTGGGCCCAGCTGCTGGAGGAGGGGCTCGGCGGGATCTGCCTGTTCGGCTCCAACCTGACCGGCTCACTGTCCGACGTCGCGGACCTGGTGCGGGCGATCCGCTCCTGCCGGCCCACGGCGCTGGTCGCCACGGACGAGGAGGGCGGCGACGTCACCCGCCTGCACACGCGGTCGGCGAGCCCGGTCCCGGGCGCTGCGGTGCTGGGTGCGGTGGACTCGGTCGCGCTGACCCGGTCGGTCGGCCTCGCGGTCGGCGCGGAGCTCGCCTCCGTCGGGATCGACCTCGACCTCGGACCGGTGGCCGACGTCAACAGCAACCCGGACAACCCGGTGATCGGCACCCGCAGCTTCGGTGCGGACCCCGAGCTCGTGGCCCGCCACGTCGCCGCGTGGGTGTCCGGCCTGCAGGCGGCGGGAGTCGCTGCCTGCGTCAAGCACTTCCCCGGGCACGGCGACACCGGCCAGGACAGCCACCTGACGCTGCCGGTGCTCGGCGCCGACGCCTCGCTCGTGCGGGGACGCGAGCTGGTGCCCTTCGCGGCTGCGGTGCGGGCCGGCGCGGCGTCGGTGATGACCTCGCACATCCTCGTCCCCGCGGTGGATCCCGACCTCCCGGCGACCCTGTCGGCGCCCGTGCTGTCGCTGCTGCGCCAGGAGCTGGGGTACGCCGGCGCGATCGTCAGCGACGCGCTCGACATGGCCGGTGCCTCGGCCTCCCGGGGGATCCCGGAGGCTGCGGTGCTCGCGCTGGCCGCCGGCTGCGACCTGCTCTGCATCGGACCGGACAAGCCGGCCTCGCTCGTCCGTGAGGTCCAGGCCGCGGTGGTCGCTGCTGTCGGGACGGGCCGGCTGCCCCTCGTCCGGCTGGCCGAGGCCGCCGGTCGGGCCGGACGGATCGGGCGCGGGGCCGGCCTGCCCGGCATGCTGCCCGCCCCAGACGCGCTGGTGACGGCGGCGCGACAGGCGTGCGTGGTCGAGGGCGCGTTGCCCGACCTCTCCGGTGCCCGGGTCGTGAGCGTGGAGACCGAGGCGAACATCGCCGTGGGTGCGGGCCGTTGGGGCCTCTCACCCGACGAGGTGGTGGCGGCGGGCGCGTCGCTGCCGACCGGGCCGGTCGTCGTCCAGGTCCGGGATGCGCACCGCCGTCCCGAGGTGAGCGCCGCACTGGCCGCGCACCCGGGGCCGATGGTCGTCGTCGAGTGGGGCTGGCCGGGCCCCCGGACCGGGTGGGAGGCCGCGCCGCACGCACGGATCTGCACCCGCGGCAACGGGCAGCCGTCGATCGCGGCCGTGACGTCGATCCTCCGGGAAGCGGGGCTCCACAGGTGA
- a CDS encoding carbohydrate ABC transporter permease, which produces MARRTPTAVRIGADLVGILVLLACVFPVYWMVSRSFLPRNRIKGEDPVLFPWHGTLDNYRKVLGDDGFGDAMVTSLSVTLLTVVVAILFAFLAAVAVSRFRFRGRRTFILTLLLIQMVPAEALFISQYKMLDGMGLLNSVIGLSLVYVAGVLPFTVWTLRGFVDGVPRELEEAAMMDGCSRTAAFFRVTLPLLAPGLVATGVFGFIQAWNEFTLAVVVMTDPGSKTLPVWLVAFTDSRSRGVDWGAIMASSTLITVPVIVFFLLVQRRMVTGLTAGAVKG; this is translated from the coding sequence ATGGCTCGTCGCACGCCCACGGCCGTGCGGATCGGCGCCGACCTGGTCGGCATCCTGGTCCTGCTCGCCTGCGTCTTCCCGGTGTACTGGATGGTCAGCCGGTCGTTCCTGCCCCGCAACCGGATCAAGGGGGAGGACCCGGTGCTGTTCCCGTGGCACGGCACCCTCGACAACTACCGCAAGGTCCTCGGTGACGACGGCTTCGGCGACGCGATGGTGACCAGCCTCAGCGTCACCCTGCTGACCGTCGTCGTGGCGATCTTGTTCGCGTTCCTGGCGGCGGTCGCGGTGAGCAGGTTCCGCTTCCGCGGGCGTCGTACGTTCATCCTGACGCTGCTGCTCATCCAGATGGTCCCGGCCGAGGCGCTGTTCATCAGCCAGTACAAGATGCTCGACGGGATGGGGTTGTTGAACTCGGTGATCGGCCTGAGCTTGGTGTACGTCGCCGGGGTGCTGCCGTTCACCGTGTGGACCCTGCGCGGGTTCGTCGACGGCGTGCCGCGCGAGCTCGAGGAGGCGGCCATGATGGACGGCTGCTCGCGCACGGCAGCGTTCTTCCGGGTGACCCTGCCGCTGCTCGCGCCGGGCCTGGTGGCCACCGGTGTCTTCGGGTTCATCCAGGCCTGGAACGAGTTCACGCTCGCGGTCGTCGTGATGACCGACCCGGGCAGCAAGACGCTGCCGGTGTGGCTGGTGGCGTTCACCGACTCGCGCAGCCGCGGCGTCGACTGGGGAGCGATCATGGCGTCGTCGACGCTGATCACCGTCCCGGTCATCGTGTTCTTCCTGCTCGTCCAGCGCCGGATGGTGACCGGCCTGACCGCGGGTGCGGTGAAGGGATGA
- a CDS encoding ABC transporter permease subunit has product MSRPARRTSLPLGLVLPATALLALALGYPLVRQVVLSLQEFGLAQQFGQPPAWNGVGNYVDLLTDSELWVVVLRTVAFCFVNAGLTFGIGLGLALLMARMSRPVRILAQCGLLLAWAMPVVAAMTVWQFLFDTEYGVVNWLLTRAGGDFEGHGWLLDPWSFFLVATIIVVWMSVPFVVFTLYAALTQVPEDVVEAAEIDGASPWQRFVHVVLPAIRPVLLVVVLLQVIWDLRVFTQVYTLQKAGGVSTDTNLLGTYIYTLGIKGGDFGTAAAAAMFMLLLTIVLTAPYIRLMIRQEED; this is encoded by the coding sequence GTGTCCCGCCCCGCCCGTCGCACCAGCCTCCCGCTGGGCCTCGTGCTCCCCGCGACCGCGCTGCTCGCCCTCGCGCTCGGCTACCCGCTGGTGCGCCAGGTGGTGCTGTCGCTGCAGGAGTTCGGCCTGGCCCAGCAGTTCGGCCAGCCACCCGCCTGGAACGGGGTCGGCAACTACGTCGACCTGCTGACCGACAGCGAGCTGTGGGTCGTCGTGCTCAGGACGGTCGCGTTCTGCTTCGTCAACGCCGGCCTGACCTTCGGCATCGGCCTGGGCCTGGCGCTGCTGATGGCGCGGATGAGCCGGCCGGTGCGGATCCTGGCCCAGTGCGGGCTGCTGCTCGCGTGGGCGATGCCGGTCGTGGCGGCGATGACGGTGTGGCAGTTCCTCTTCGACACCGAGTACGGCGTCGTGAACTGGCTGCTGACGCGGGCGGGCGGAGACTTCGAGGGCCACGGCTGGCTGCTCGACCCGTGGTCGTTCTTCCTCGTCGCCACGATCATCGTGGTCTGGATGAGCGTCCCGTTCGTGGTGTTCACCCTGTACGCCGCGCTCACCCAGGTCCCCGAGGACGTCGTCGAGGCCGCCGAGATCGACGGCGCCTCGCCGTGGCAGCGGTTCGTCCACGTCGTGCTGCCGGCGATCCGGCCGGTGCTGCTGGTGGTCGTGCTGCTGCAGGTGATCTGGGACCTGCGGGTGTTCACGCAGGTCTACACGCTCCAGAAGGCCGGCGGGGTCAGCACCGACACCAACCTGCTCGGCACCTACATCTACACGCTCGGCATCAAGGGCGGGGACTTCGGCACCGCGGCCGCGGCCGCGATGTTCATGCTGTTGCTGACCATCGTGCTCACCGCGCCCTACATCCGGCTGATGATCAGGCAGGAGGAGGACTGA
- a CDS encoding extracellular solute-binding protein, whose amino-acid sequence MRLNKTLATKSVAVAAITALLGVTSACGSDKEDAGGGPDKAEIVVWLNGADTPDSARTWLKETFEKEHPGSTLKIEQQEWEGLVERLTTALTSADQTPDVVEVGNTQAATFTTVGAFSDLSGDLADLGGDDLLPGFVEAGSADGKTFAVPYYAGSTYVFYRKDLFEKAGITEVPATMADFIAAAKKLKQDSGQADFSGYWLPGKDWRDGAAFLWDAGGDFAQPDGDGWKATLSTPDSVKGLETFQDLYATASGAPADANESDPVTPFCAGKIGMMSRPGWVEGMLTDPESGCPDLAKQVGVFALPGSDGEPAPVLLGGSNIAISAKSPNQDLSRDVVSLMLSEEYQTIMAEAGLTPARQSYASKLGDDEFAQATIAAASNAKLTPPAANWATVEGKFVLEDLYSKIAQGGDVKKLAAAADEQIDAELN is encoded by the coding sequence GTGCGACTCAACAAGACCCTGGCCACGAAGAGCGTGGCCGTCGCAGCCATCACCGCCCTGCTGGGCGTGACCAGTGCCTGCGGCTCCGACAAGGAGGACGCCGGCGGCGGCCCCGACAAGGCCGAGATCGTGGTGTGGCTCAACGGCGCGGACACCCCTGACTCCGCCCGGACCTGGCTCAAGGAGACCTTCGAGAAGGAGCACCCCGGCTCGACCCTCAAGATCGAGCAGCAGGAGTGGGAGGGTCTCGTCGAGCGGCTCACCACCGCGCTGACCTCCGCCGACCAGACCCCCGACGTGGTGGAGGTCGGCAACACCCAGGCCGCGACGTTCACCACCGTGGGCGCCTTCAGCGACCTGTCCGGCGACCTCGCCGACCTCGGCGGGGACGACCTGCTGCCGGGCTTCGTGGAGGCCGGCTCGGCCGACGGCAAGACCTTCGCGGTTCCCTACTACGCGGGCTCGACGTACGTCTTCTACCGCAAGGACCTCTTCGAGAAGGCCGGCATCACCGAGGTCCCGGCCACGATGGCCGACTTCATCGCGGCGGCCAAGAAGCTCAAGCAGGACAGCGGGCAGGCCGACTTCTCCGGCTACTGGCTGCCCGGCAAGGACTGGCGCGACGGCGCGGCCTTCCTGTGGGACGCCGGCGGCGACTTCGCCCAGCCCGACGGCGACGGCTGGAAGGCGACCCTCTCGACGCCTGACTCCGTCAAGGGCCTCGAGACCTTCCAGGACCTCTACGCCACGGCCTCCGGTGCGCCCGCCGACGCCAACGAGTCCGACCCGGTGACGCCGTTCTGTGCCGGCAAGATCGGCATGATGTCCCGCCCCGGCTGGGTCGAGGGCATGCTCACCGACCCCGAGAGCGGCTGCCCCGACCTCGCGAAGCAGGTCGGCGTCTTCGCGCTCCCCGGCAGCGACGGCGAGCCCGCGCCGGTGCTCCTCGGCGGCTCGAACATCGCGATCTCGGCGAAGTCGCCCAACCAGGACCTCTCGCGGGACGTGGTGTCCCTGATGCTGAGCGAGGAATACCAGACGATCATGGCCGAGGCCGGTCTCACCCCGGCGCGGCAGTCGTACGCCAGCAAGCTCGGTGACGACGAGTTCGCCCAGGCCACGATCGCGGCGGCGTCGAACGCCAAGCTCACCCCGCCGGCCGCCAACTGGGCGACCGTCGAGGGCAAGTTCGTGCTCGAGGACCTCTACAGCAAGATCGCGCAGGGCGGCGACGTGAAGAAGCTCGCGGCCGCCGCCGACGAGCAGATCGACGCCGAGCTCAACTGA
- a CDS encoding ROK family transcriptional regulator, translating to MSWRSPTSRSPRERIKLDRADSRRHHRSMLLQELFAAGPASRADLARSSGLTRVTVSDLVAELLAEGLVEELGTPTESRVGKPPTMVGLVADAKHVVAIDLSVDDQVAGAVLTLEGQVVLRDARPRDGRTGADAVALVREFAADLIARSSRPLLGVAVATPGVVTPDGVVLDAPNLGWHDLHLAEDLAAALDLPVYVANDANTAVMGEFVFGSRGEGGLLLLRLSTGLGAGLVINGALLHGQGGAAGEIGHVQVDPDGPLCGCGRPGCLETYLAVPRLRRELAAAGAGADAVLADAGARLGQALAPVVATLNLGEVVLSGPADLVEPLARVAEQAVRDRVMPVSAQQFVVRTSSLGDDGVLAGATGVVLAGELGVS from the coding sequence ATGTCCTGGCGCAGCCCGACCTCCCGGTCGCCCCGAGAGCGGATCAAGCTCGACCGTGCCGACTCCCGTCGCCACCACCGCTCGATGCTGCTCCAGGAGCTGTTCGCGGCCGGGCCGGCCAGTCGCGCCGACCTTGCCCGCAGCAGCGGGCTGACCCGCGTCACCGTGTCCGACCTGGTCGCCGAGCTGCTGGCCGAGGGCCTGGTCGAGGAGCTCGGTACGCCGACCGAGAGCCGGGTCGGCAAGCCCCCGACCATGGTCGGGCTGGTGGCCGACGCCAAGCACGTGGTCGCCATCGACCTGTCCGTCGACGATCAGGTCGCCGGTGCGGTGCTCACCCTCGAGGGCCAGGTCGTGCTCCGCGACGCCCGGCCGCGCGACGGACGCACCGGCGCCGACGCCGTGGCGCTGGTCCGCGAGTTCGCGGCCGACCTGATCGCGCGCAGCAGCCGCCCGCTGCTCGGCGTCGCGGTCGCGACGCCCGGTGTCGTGACGCCCGACGGTGTCGTGCTCGACGCGCCCAACCTCGGGTGGCACGACCTGCACCTCGCCGAGGACCTGGCCGCCGCGCTCGACCTGCCGGTCTACGTCGCCAACGACGCCAACACCGCCGTGATGGGGGAGTTCGTGTTCGGCAGCCGCGGCGAGGGCGGCCTGCTCCTGCTCCGGCTGAGCACCGGTCTCGGCGCGGGCCTCGTGATCAACGGCGCCCTGCTGCACGGGCAGGGCGGTGCGGCCGGCGAGATCGGCCACGTCCAGGTCGACCCCGACGGCCCGCTGTGCGGCTGCGGCCGGCCGGGCTGCCTGGAGACCTACCTCGCGGTGCCGCGGCTGCGACGTGAGCTCGCTGCCGCGGGTGCCGGTGCCGACGCGGTGCTCGCCGACGCCGGAGCCCGCCTCGGGCAGGCGCTCGCGCCGGTCGTGGCCACGCTCAACCTCGGCGAGGTGGTGCTCAGCGGGCCGGCCGACCTGGTCGAGCCGCTGGCCCGCGTGGCCGAGCAAGCGGTCCGGGACCGGGTGATGCCGGTGTCGGCCCAGCAGTTCGTCGTCCGTACGTCGTCCCTCGGCGACGACGGCGTGCTCGCCGGAGCCACGGGCGTGGTGCTCGCCGGCGAGCTGGGGGTGTCCTGA
- a CDS encoding ABC transporter ATP-binding protein: MATITFEGAQRWYAGADAPAVPGIDLVVEDGEFLVLVGPSGCGKTTTLRMLAGLEEVDAGRILIGERDVTRLAPKDRDIAMVFQSYALYPHKTVRENLGFALRIAKVGREERERRVADAAALLGLTELLDRKPRQLSGGQRQRVAMGRAIVRSPQVFCMDEPLSNLDAKMRVQTRSDIARLQRELGVTTVYVTHDQVEAMTMGDRVAVMNGGEIQQVDAPLALYDRPANLFVAGFIGSPQMNLMGAKVGGDDGLALGGYAVPLDARTRACLTPEVTVGVRPEAWQLVEPGAGIPVRVSLVEELGSDGFAHGTADLGDATATVAVRLPSRGHVGPDDVLHVAIPAGAAHVFDTATGRRLSP, from the coding sequence ATGGCCACCATCACCTTCGAGGGCGCGCAGCGGTGGTACGCCGGCGCGGACGCCCCCGCCGTACCCGGCATCGACCTCGTGGTCGAGGACGGCGAGTTCCTCGTCCTCGTCGGTCCCTCGGGCTGCGGCAAGACCACGACCCTGCGGATGCTCGCGGGCCTCGAGGAGGTCGACGCGGGCCGGATCCTGATCGGCGAGCGCGACGTCACCCGCCTCGCACCCAAGGACCGCGACATCGCGATGGTCTTCCAGAGCTACGCGCTCTACCCGCACAAGACGGTGCGCGAGAACCTCGGCTTCGCGCTGAGGATCGCGAAGGTCGGGCGCGAGGAGCGCGAGCGCCGGGTCGCCGACGCAGCCGCGCTGCTGGGCCTGACCGAGCTGCTGGACCGCAAGCCCAGGCAGCTCTCCGGCGGCCAGCGGCAGCGGGTGGCGATGGGCCGCGCGATCGTCCGCTCCCCCCAGGTGTTCTGCATGGACGAGCCGCTGTCCAACCTCGACGCCAAGATGCGCGTGCAGACCCGCAGCGACATCGCCCGGCTGCAGCGCGAGCTCGGCGTCACCACGGTCTACGTCACCCACGACCAGGTCGAGGCGATGACGATGGGCGACCGGGTCGCGGTGATGAACGGCGGCGAGATCCAGCAGGTCGACGCTCCCCTGGCGCTCTACGACCGGCCCGCCAACCTGTTCGTCGCCGGCTTCATCGGCTCGCCCCAGATGAACCTGATGGGCGCCAAGGTCGGCGGTGACGACGGCCTCGCGCTCGGCGGGTACGCCGTCCCGCTCGACGCGCGCACCCGTGCCTGCCTGACCCCGGAGGTCACCGTCGGGGTGCGCCCCGAGGCCTGGCAGCTGGTGGAGCCCGGCGCCGGGATCCCGGTCCGGGTCAGCCTGGTCGAGGAGCTCGGCTCCGACGGCTTCGCCCACGGCACCGCCGACCTGGGCGACGCGACCGCCACGGTCGCCGTACGCCTCCCCTCGCGTGGGCACGTCGGGCCCGACGACGTGCTCCACGTCGCGATCCCGGCGGGCGCGGCGCACGTCTTCGACACGGCGACCGGACGACGGTTGAGTCCCTGA
- a CDS encoding DUF6542 domain-containing protein has protein sequence MSSATQRHRTLWEEGRRPGREVASLVVALLLSATVVDLALSAGLGLFFDLAFVSLCVGAALAVRPPDFFLIGVLPPLAMALVVLLLGISDRGSIARADDGLVQAVLAGLSRHGIALALGYAACLGLLALRRSFVEHHPR, from the coding sequence GTGAGCAGCGCCACGCAGCGCCATCGGACCCTGTGGGAGGAGGGCCGCCGTCCCGGCCGGGAGGTGGCCTCCCTGGTGGTCGCGCTCCTGCTGAGTGCGACCGTGGTCGACCTTGCGCTCTCCGCGGGCCTCGGGCTGTTCTTCGACCTGGCGTTCGTGTCGCTGTGCGTGGGCGCCGCGCTCGCCGTCCGACCGCCCGACTTCTTCCTGATCGGCGTGCTGCCGCCGTTGGCGATGGCCCTGGTGGTGCTCCTGCTCGGCATCAGCGACCGCGGCAGCATCGCCCGCGCGGACGACGGCCTGGTCCAGGCCGTGCTGGCCGGGCTCTCGCGCCACGGCATCGCCCTCGCGCTCGGGTACGCCGCCTGCCTCGGCCTGCTGGCCCTGCGGCGCTCCTTCGTCGAGCACCACCCGCGCTAG
- a CDS encoding IS481 family transposase, producing MSHGSARLTVHGRRLIVQRHQAGWKQAHIATAMGVSRKCVKTWIDRYAAEGEVGLTTRSSRPHTMPTKSSDEIEQKVLAARTELRDGPDVLGPKLGVPPRTVSRILRRHRVPYLRELDPITGEVIRSSKQTAVRYERDRPGELVHMDVKKIGRIPDGGGWRVHGRAIPRDRVNGPGYDYVHSLVDDHSRLAYSEVLRDEKGTTCAAFLERAIANFADHGITRIERLMTDNAWAYRYSLRTVCAEHGIVQKFIRPHCPWQNGKVERLNRTLATEWAYRQVFTSNDERAAALAPWLEHYNTERRHSALGGKPPISRLLPT from the coding sequence GTGTCCCACGGTAGTGCCCGACTGACCGTCCACGGTCGCCGATTGATCGTCCAACGCCACCAGGCCGGCTGGAAGCAAGCCCACATCGCCACGGCGATGGGCGTGTCTCGCAAGTGCGTGAAGACCTGGATCGACCGCTACGCCGCCGAGGGCGAAGTCGGCCTGACCACCCGCTCGTCACGCCCCCACACGATGCCCACCAAGTCCAGCGACGAGATCGAGCAGAAGGTCCTCGCCGCCCGGACCGAGCTCCGCGACGGCCCCGATGTCCTCGGCCCCAAGCTCGGCGTGCCTCCGCGTACCGTGTCCCGGATCCTGCGCCGCCATCGCGTGCCCTACCTTCGCGAGTTGGACCCGATCACCGGCGAGGTCATCCGGTCCTCGAAACAGACCGCCGTTCGTTACGAACGCGACCGCCCAGGCGAGCTGGTCCACATGGACGTGAAGAAGATCGGCCGGATCCCCGACGGCGGCGGCTGGCGCGTCCACGGCCGGGCGATCCCTCGCGACCGCGTCAACGGGCCCGGCTACGACTACGTCCACTCGCTCGTCGATGACCACTCCCGGCTGGCCTACTCAGAGGTGCTGCGCGACGAGAAGGGCACCACATGTGCCGCGTTCCTCGAGCGTGCGATCGCCAACTTCGCCGATCACGGGATCACTCGGATCGAGCGGTTGATGACCGACAACGCCTGGGCCTACCGCTACTCGCTGCGCACGGTGTGCGCCGAGCACGGCATCGTCCAGAAGTTCATCCGTCCCCACTGCCCGTGGCAGAACGGGAAGGTCGAGAGGCTGAACCGCACCCTGGCCACCGAGTGGGCCTACCGCCAGGTCTTCACCAGCAACGACGAGCGAGCGGCCGCTCTTGCACCCTGGCTCGAGCACTACAACACTGAACGCCGCCACAGCGCACTCGGAGGCAAACCGCCGATCAGCCGACTGCTACCAACCTGA
- a CDS encoding L-threonylcarbamoyladenylate synthase — MARYLDVHPDNPQPRTLQQIVAALQDDALIAYPTDSGYALGCRIGNREGRDRILRIRGLDDKHHFTLMCRDFSQLGQLVHVDNSAFRAIRSATPGPYTFILTAMPEVPKRLLHPKKKTVGVRIPDNTFVQALLEELGEPLLSSTLILPGETEPRTMGWEIKEDLDHEVDIVVEAGEVKPEPTTVVDWSEGYPEVIRRGAGDPDRF, encoded by the coding sequence ATGGCCCGCTACCTCGACGTCCACCCGGACAACCCGCAGCCGCGCACGCTGCAGCAGATCGTCGCCGCGCTGCAGGACGACGCGCTGATCGCCTACCCGACCGACTCCGGCTACGCGCTGGGCTGCCGGATCGGCAACCGCGAGGGCCGCGACCGGATCCTGAGGATCCGGGGCCTCGACGACAAGCACCACTTCACCTTGATGTGCCGCGACTTCTCGCAGCTCGGCCAGCTGGTCCACGTCGACAACTCGGCGTTCCGGGCGATCCGGTCGGCGACGCCGGGCCCCTACACGTTCATCCTCACGGCGATGCCGGAGGTGCCGAAACGGCTGCTGCACCCGAAGAAGAAGACCGTCGGCGTGCGGATCCCCGACAACACCTTCGTGCAGGCGCTGCTCGAGGAGCTCGGTGAGCCGCTGCTCAGCTCCACCCTGATCCTGCCCGGCGAGACCGAGCCGCGGACCATGGGCTGGGAGATCAAGGAGGACCTCGACCACGAGGTCGACATCGTGGTCGAGGCCGGCGAGGTCAAGCCGGAGCCGACCACCGTCGTCGACTGGTCCGAGGGCTACCCCGAGGTGATCCGGCGCGGCGCGGGGGACCCCGACCGCTTCTAG
- a CDS encoding 4-hydroxy-3-methylbut-2-enyl diphosphate reductase, whose translation MTIDLGSPRLLEDSEREVLLAAPRGYCAGVDRAVVTVEQALDLYGSPVYVRKQIVHNKHVVANLEARGAIFVEELEEVPAGARVVFSAHGVSPAVVNEAAERRLKTIDATCPLVTKVHREAVRFAADGYTILLIGHAGHEEVEGTAGEAPEQTVLVEHPDDVAKLEFPPDAKLAWLSQTTLSVDETMETVRRLRAKFPQLEDPPSDDICYATQNRQVAVKEIGAAADLVIVVGSANSSNSVRLVEVALEAGAKASYRIDDVSELDESWLDGAATVSVTSGASVPDHLVTEVLAYLAERGYPDARAVQTAEETLAFSLPKELHRDLKAAGRSTKTAVRA comes from the coding sequence ATGACGATCGACCTGGGGAGCCCGCGTCTGCTCGAGGACAGCGAGCGTGAGGTGCTGCTCGCGGCCCCCCGCGGCTACTGCGCCGGTGTCGACCGTGCGGTCGTCACGGTCGAGCAGGCGCTGGACCTCTACGGCTCGCCGGTCTACGTGCGCAAGCAGATCGTCCACAACAAGCACGTCGTCGCCAACCTCGAGGCGCGGGGCGCGATCTTCGTCGAGGAGCTCGAGGAGGTGCCGGCCGGTGCGCGCGTGGTGTTCTCGGCGCACGGTGTCTCGCCGGCCGTCGTGAACGAGGCTGCCGAGCGCCGGCTGAAGACCATCGACGCCACCTGCCCGCTGGTGACGAAGGTGCACCGCGAGGCGGTCCGCTTCGCCGCCGACGGCTACACGATCCTGCTGATCGGGCACGCGGGCCACGAGGAGGTCGAGGGCACCGCGGGCGAGGCGCCCGAGCAGACCGTCCTGGTCGAGCACCCCGACGACGTGGCCAAGCTGGAGTTCCCCCCCGACGCCAAGCTCGCCTGGCTCTCGCAGACGACGCTGAGCGTCGACGAGACCATGGAGACCGTACGACGCCTCCGGGCCAAGTTCCCGCAGCTCGAGGACCCGCCCAGCGACGACATCTGCTACGCCACCCAGAACCGTCAGGTGGCCGTCAAGGAGATCGGTGCGGCCGCCGACCTGGTGATCGTGGTCGGCTCGGCCAACTCCTCCAACTCGGTGCGCCTCGTCGAGGTCGCGCTCGAGGCGGGGGCCAAGGCGTCCTACCGCATCGACGACGTGTCCGAGCTGGACGAGTCCTGGCTCGACGGCGCCGCGACCGTCAGCGTCACCTCCGGCGCGTCGGTCCCCGACCACCTCGTCACCGAGGTCCTGGCCTACCTCGCCGAGCGCGGCTACCCCGACGCCCGGGCGGTCCAGACGGCCGAGGAGACCCTGGCCTTCTCGTTGCCCAAGGAGCTGCACCGCGACCTCAAGGCCGCCGGGCGCAGCACCAAGACCGCAGTTCGCGCCTGA
- the rplQ gene encoding 50S ribosomal protein L17 encodes MPKPKKGPRLGGGAAHQRLILSNLATALFEHGRITTTEAKARTLRPYAEKLITKAKKAHLGENPLHQRREVLKDIRDKGVVHTLFADIAPTFAERPGGYTRITKIGNRAGDNAPMAVIELVTEAFKPAAPTAAKAAPAAEAPVEEAPEAEVSEVEETEAAEVEAPEAEAEVTEEAAEEAPAEESTEDADKA; translated from the coding sequence ATGCCCAAGCCCAAGAAGGGCCCCCGCCTCGGCGGTGGCGCCGCGCACCAGCGCCTCATCCTGTCGAACCTGGCCACCGCGCTCTTCGAGCACGGCCGGATCACGACCACCGAGGCCAAGGCGCGCACGCTGCGTCCGTACGCCGAGAAGCTGATCACCAAGGCGAAGAAGGCCCACCTCGGCGAGAACCCGCTGCACCAGCGCCGCGAGGTCCTCAAGGACATCCGTGACAAGGGTGTCGTGCACACCCTGTTCGCGGACATCGCGCCGACCTTCGCCGAGCGTCCGGGTGGCTACACCCGGATCACCAAGATCGGCAACCGTGCGGGCGACAACGCCCCCATGGCGGTCATCGAGCTGGTCACCGAGGCGTTCAAGCCGGCCGCGCCGACGGCTGCCAAGGCTGCTCCGGCTGCCGAGGCTCCGGTCGAGGAGGCCCCCGAGGCCGAGGTGAGCGAGGTCGAGGAGACCGAGGCCGCCGAGGTCGAGGCCCCCGAGGCCGAGGCCGAGGTCACCGAGGAGGCCGCCGAGGAGGCGCCCGCCGAGGAGTCCACCGAGGACGCCGACAAGGCCTGA